A genomic window from Streptomyces sp. HUAS YS2 includes:
- a CDS encoding DUF4291 domain-containing protein — protein sequence MSVPPQHQIRATYTDTTITVYQAYGPAIGPPAARDGRFPAAWKRDRMTWIKPSFLWMMYRCGWGLKEGQETVLAVEITREGFAWALRNACLSHYVRGLHPDRASWQRELRRAPARVQWDPERDLHLAGLPHRALQLGLSGEAARLYADEWIVGIRDVTPLAHEVHALVRGGDLDGARRLLPEEREYPGGAGLLGRLAG from the coding sequence ATGTCCGTTCCGCCCCAGCACCAGATCCGCGCCACGTACACCGACACGACGATCACCGTCTACCAGGCGTACGGCCCGGCCATCGGCCCCCCGGCCGCCCGCGACGGCCGCTTCCCGGCCGCGTGGAAGCGGGACCGCATGACGTGGATCAAGCCCAGCTTCCTGTGGATGATGTACCGCTGCGGCTGGGGCCTGAAGGAAGGTCAGGAGACCGTCCTCGCCGTCGAGATCACCCGGGAGGGCTTCGCCTGGGCGCTCCGCAACGCCTGCCTGTCGCACTACGTCCGGGGCCTCCACCCGGACCGGGCCTCCTGGCAGCGGGAGCTGCGCCGGGCGCCGGCCCGGGTGCAGTGGGACCCCGAGCGGGACCTGCACCTGGCCGGGCTGCCGCACCGCGCCCTCCAGCTCGGGCTGTCCGGGGAGGCCGCGCGGCTCTACGCGGACGAGTGGATCGTCGGCATCCGCGACGTCACGCCGCTCGCGCACGAGGTGCACGCGCTGGTCCGGGGCGGGGACCTGGACGGTGCGCGGCGGCTGTTGCCCGAGGAGCGGGAGTATCCGGGGGGTGCCGGGCTCCTCGGGCGTCTCGCCGGCTAG
- a CDS encoding S8 family peptidase: protein MRAATSRFRRLGTLIPVVALTAGLQFAASPTAQSATVGDLRLAPESLAVENSWIVVLKDGSTHAADLGVTPKHEYRSVLKGFSATMSRARAAALSADPRVAYVEQNATVRMSGTQPNPTWGLDRIDQRNLPLSSSYTYDTTASNVTAYIIDTGIRTSHGEFGGRASVGTDTVGDGQNGQDCQGHGTHVAGTVGGATYGVAKGVQLVAVRVLGCDGSGTNAGVIAGVDWVTAHARKPAVANMSLGGGANASLDAAVKRSIASGVTYAIAAGNGLPLLGLPANACNYSPARVPEAITVGATDNTDRRASFSNYGTCVDLFAPGVNITSAWKDNDAATNTISGTSMATPHTTGAAALYLAAHPTATPAQVSTAMTGSATPDKVQNPLTGSPNKLLYSRF, encoded by the coding sequence ATGCGTGCTGCCACCTCCCGGTTCCGTCGTCTCGGAACGCTCATACCCGTCGTCGCGCTCACCGCCGGACTGCAGTTCGCCGCCTCCCCCACGGCGCAGAGCGCGACCGTCGGAGACCTGCGGCTCGCGCCCGAGTCCCTGGCCGTCGAGAACAGCTGGATCGTCGTCCTGAAGGACGGCTCCACGCACGCGGCCGACCTCGGTGTGACGCCGAAGCACGAGTACCGCTCGGTGCTGAAGGGCTTCTCGGCGACCATGTCGCGGGCGCGGGCCGCGGCGCTGTCCGCCGACCCGCGGGTGGCGTACGTCGAGCAGAACGCGACGGTGCGGATGTCCGGGACGCAGCCGAACCCGACGTGGGGGCTGGACCGGATCGACCAGCGGAACCTGCCGCTGTCGTCCTCGTACACGTACGACACGACGGCGTCGAACGTGACCGCGTACATCATCGACACCGGGATCCGCACCTCGCACGGCGAGTTCGGCGGCCGGGCGTCGGTCGGCACGGACACCGTGGGCGACGGGCAGAACGGGCAGGACTGCCAGGGCCACGGCACGCACGTCGCGGGCACGGTCGGCGGCGCGACGTACGGCGTCGCCAAGGGTGTGCAGCTGGTGGCCGTCCGGGTCCTGGGCTGCGACGGGTCCGGCACGAACGCGGGCGTCATCGCGGGCGTCGACTGGGTGACCGCGCACGCCCGGAAGCCGGCGGTGGCCAACATGAGCCTGGGCGGCGGGGCGAACGCCTCGCTCGACGCCGCGGTGAAGCGGTCGATCGCCTCGGGCGTGACGTACGCGATCGCGGCGGGCAACGGCCTCCCGCTGCTCGGCCTGCCCGCGAACGCGTGCAACTACTCCCCGGCGCGCGTGCCGGAGGCGATCACGGTCGGGGCGACGGACAACACGGACCGCCGCGCGTCGTTCTCCAACTACGGCACCTGTGTGGACCTGTTCGCGCCGGGCGTGAACATCACCTCGGCCTGGAAGGACAACGACGCGGCGACGAACACCATCTCCGGCACGTCCATGGCCACCCCCCACACGACAGGCGCGGCGGCCCTCTACCTCGCCGCCCACCCCACGGCCACCCCGGCGCAGGTCAGCACCGCGATGACTGGCAGCGCCACCCCCGACAAGGTCCAGAACCCCCTCACCGGCTCGCCGAACAAGCTCCTGTACTCCCGCTTCTAG
- a CDS encoding alpha/beta fold hydrolase, producing the protein MKLRLPRWAAVVAVLAVLAGGGTWVAVASDQPPPVRRADQVLDLPGARIDTSYFTAGGDGRRPAVLLGHGFGGSKDDVRAQAEKLARDGYAVLTWSARGFGSSTGRIGLNDPAHEVEDVRRLIDWLAERPEVRLDKDGDPRVGVTGASYGGAISLLAAGYDTRVDAIAPAITYWNLADALFPEGVFKKLWAGIFFSTGSVGSVGAGPSSAAGPSAGPPASACGRFTDELCALYQRVAVAGKPDAAARALLEARSPSAVGDRIKVPALIVQGQTDSLFPLSHADAMAEAIAANGAPVAVDWIAGGHDGGDREADRVEARIGAWFDRHLKGDKNADTGPAFRVSRAGGVDSTDGQALLRGATADRYPGLSAGARAVALADRPRTFANPAGANPPAISAVPGVGGSLASFSSLGVGLSMDFPGQFAAFDSAPLTAPLRITGSPTVRVKVASDSGEAVLFGKVYDVGPDGRQQVLPAQLVSPVRIEGAEEGRTVDLTLPAVDHEVEAGHRLRLVLAATDLGYASPAAPATYTVTPQGALTVPTAPAVRTQAAGLPWWVWGLPAAGALIAAVLLLTARRRTTAPAPDPALAAVPLQITGLTKKYAGATDRYAVRDLSFRVEQGQVLGLLGPNGAGKTTTLRMLMGLITPDDGEIRVFGQAIRPGAPVLSRVGAFVEGAGFLPHLSGRDNLDLYWKATGRPVEDAHIEEALAIAGLGDALARAVRTYSQGMRQRLAIAQAMLGLPDLLILDEPTNGLDPPQIREMRDVMIRYAAGGRTVIVSSHLLSEVEQSCTHLVVMDRGRLVQAGPVEEITGAGDTLLVTVAGELSEPLVEKIGALPGVGSAAPTEGGVLVRLDGADATALIGELVRLDVPLTGVGPHRRLEDAFLTLIGGGSA; encoded by the coding sequence ATGAAGCTCCGACTTCCCCGGTGGGCCGCGGTCGTCGCCGTCCTCGCCGTGCTCGCGGGCGGCGGGACGTGGGTCGCCGTCGCCTCGGACCAACCGCCGCCCGTGCGCCGCGCCGACCAGGTCCTCGACCTGCCCGGGGCGCGGATCGACACCTCGTACTTCACCGCCGGGGGAGACGGCCGACGGCCCGCCGTGCTCCTCGGGCACGGCTTCGGCGGCAGCAAGGACGACGTGCGCGCCCAGGCCGAGAAGCTGGCCCGGGACGGGTACGCCGTGCTCACCTGGTCCGCCCGCGGCTTCGGCAGCTCCACCGGGCGGATCGGGCTCAACGACCCCGCGCACGAGGTCGAGGACGTCCGGCGGCTGATCGACTGGCTGGCCGAGCGGCCCGAGGTCCGGCTCGACAAGGACGGCGACCCGCGCGTCGGCGTCACCGGCGCGTCGTACGGCGGCGCGATCTCGCTGCTGGCCGCCGGGTACGACACCCGTGTCGACGCCATCGCCCCGGCGATCACCTACTGGAACCTCGCCGACGCGCTGTTCCCGGAAGGCGTCTTCAAGAAGCTCTGGGCGGGGATCTTCTTCTCGACCGGGTCCGTGGGGTCGGTCGGCGCGGGCCCCTCCTCCGCCGCCGGACCGTCCGCCGGTCCGCCCGCCTCCGCCTGCGGGCGGTTCACCGACGAACTCTGCGCCCTGTACCAGCGCGTCGCCGTCGCCGGGAAGCCCGACGCCGCCGCCCGCGCGCTCCTGGAGGCCCGCAGCCCCTCGGCCGTCGGCGACCGCATCAAGGTGCCCGCGCTCATCGTGCAGGGCCAGACCGACTCGCTGTTCCCGCTCTCCCACGCCGACGCCATGGCCGAGGCGATCGCCGCCAACGGCGCCCCCGTCGCGGTCGACTGGATCGCCGGCGGACACGACGGCGGCGACCGCGAGGCGGACCGCGTCGAGGCCCGCATCGGCGCCTGGTTCGACCGCCACCTCAAGGGTGACAAGAACGCCGACACCGGTCCCGCCTTCCGCGTCAGCCGGGCCGGCGGTGTCGACTCCACCGACGGGCAGGCCCTGCTCCGCGGCGCGACCGCCGACCGGTACCCTGGCCTGTCCGCCGGCGCCCGCGCCGTCGCACTCGCCGACCGGCCCCGGACGTTCGCCAACCCGGCCGGCGCCAACCCGCCCGCCATCTCCGCCGTCCCCGGCGTCGGCGGCTCGCTCGCCTCGTTCTCCTCGCTCGGCGTCGGACTCTCCATGGACTTCCCCGGCCAGTTCGCCGCCTTCGACTCCGCACCGCTGACCGCGCCCCTGCGCATCACCGGCTCGCCCACCGTCCGCGTGAAGGTCGCCTCCGACAGCGGCGAGGCCGTCCTGTTCGGCAAGGTGTACGACGTCGGGCCGGACGGCCGGCAGCAGGTCCTGCCCGCCCAACTCGTGTCCCCCGTCAGGATCGAGGGCGCCGAGGAGGGCCGGACCGTCGACCTCACGCTGCCCGCCGTCGACCACGAGGTCGAGGCCGGGCACCGGCTGCGGCTCGTGCTCGCCGCCACCGACCTCGGCTACGCCTCGCCCGCCGCCCCCGCCACGTACACGGTGACCCCGCAGGGCGCGCTCACCGTGCCCACCGCACCGGCCGTACGGACCCAGGCGGCCGGGCTGCCCTGGTGGGTGTGGGGGCTGCCCGCGGCCGGCGCGCTGATCGCGGCCGTCCTGCTGCTCACCGCACGCCGCCGCACCACCGCACCCGCTCCGGACCCCGCACTGGCCGCCGTGCCGCTGCAGATCACCGGCCTGACGAAGAAGTACGCCGGGGCCACCGACCGGTATGCGGTACGGGACCTCTCCTTCCGTGTCGAGCAGGGCCAGGTGCTCGGCCTGCTCGGCCCCAACGGGGCCGGGAAGACCACCACCCTGCGGATGCTGATGGGCCTGATCACCCCGGACGACGGCGAGATCCGGGTCTTCGGACAGGCGATCCGGCCCGGCGCGCCCGTCCTCTCCCGGGTCGGCGCGTTCGTCGAGGGCGCGGGCTTCCTGCCGCACCTCTCCGGCCGGGACAACCTCGACCTGTACTGGAAGGCCACCGGGCGGCCCGTCGAGGACGCGCACATCGAGGAGGCCCTGGCGATCGCCGGCCTCGGCGACGCCCTCGCCCGCGCGGTGCGCACCTACTCGCAGGGCATGCGGCAGCGCCTCGCCATCGCCCAGGCCATGCTCGGCCTGCCGGACCTGCTCATCCTCGACGAGCCGACCAACGGGCTCGACCCGCCGCAGATCCGCGAGATGCGGGACGTGATGATCCGGTACGCGGCCGGGGGCCGGACCGTCATCGTCTCCAGCCACCTCCTGTCGGAGGTGGAGCAGTCCTGCACGCACCTCGTGGTCATGGACCGGGGCCGGCTGGTGCAGGCAGGACCGGTCGAGGAGATCACCGGCGCCGGCGACACCCTGCTCGTGACCGTCGCCGGGGAGCTCTCCGAGCCGCTCGTCGAGAAGATCGGCGCGCTGCCCGGCGTCGGTTCCGCGGCCCCGACCGAGGGCGGCGTCCTCGTCCGGCTCGACGGCGCCGACGCCACCGCCCTGATCGGCGAACTCGTCCGGTTGGACGTGCCGTTGACCGGGGTGGGCCCCCACCGCCGGCTGGAGGACGCGTTCCTCACCCTGAT